In Microbacterium laevaniformans, a single window of DNA contains:
- a CDS encoding GNAT family N-acetyltransferase has product MSVSLRPWNSRDASALSEAFQSTSDLATQFGGADLSTRAAAEAFIDQSLRFDEHVKNWAVVEDGVAIGNVGASAIEFRHETAWMYYWLAAEARGKGYVTGALIVVSDWAFENGLHRLELGHRVNNPASCRVATAAGFLAEGIEREKLRYGNVRYDVETHARLVTDPAPTTNLALPIAE; this is encoded by the coding sequence GTGAGTGTCTCGCTTCGCCCGTGGAACAGTCGCGATGCGTCGGCGCTGAGCGAGGCATTTCAGAGCACTTCCGATCTGGCGACTCAGTTCGGCGGCGCCGATCTGTCAACCCGGGCAGCTGCTGAGGCGTTCATCGACCAGTCCTTGCGCTTCGACGAGCACGTGAAGAACTGGGCCGTCGTCGAGGACGGTGTTGCGATCGGCAACGTCGGAGCGTCCGCGATCGAGTTTCGGCACGAGACCGCGTGGATGTATTACTGGCTCGCAGCCGAAGCGCGCGGGAAGGGATACGTGACGGGTGCGCTCATCGTGGTGAGTGACTGGGCCTTTGAGAACGGGCTGCATCGGCTCGAGCTCGGGCACCGGGTGAACAACCCCGCGTCATGTCGAGTGGCGACCGCGGCGGGATTTCTCGCCGAAGGGATCGAGCGGGAGAAGCTCCGCTACGGCAATGTTCGCTACGACGTTGAAACGCACGCGCGACTGGTGACCGACCCCGCCCCTACGACGAATCTCGCGCTGCCGATCGCGGAATGA
- a CDS encoding tyrosine-type recombinase/integrase: MGKAGYRTAADADDALQEARRKLRSHGRLTRRGAPSVGEYAQEWLDSLTLEASTIEGYRKIVRNHVEPQLGTIRLDKLTATALHKHYGALLDHGRADNKRPGAGLSANSVQKVHVLVGAMLDAAIDDGHIVVNVAKKRRTVKAPTGKQVRAQRPEIQTWTAVELRQFLTWSRDVYNDEFHSLWHLYAHTGMRRSEALALRWGDVDLTAGKIALRRAADTTRRDRTKTTKTGVARPIDIDAATTEVLRKWKATRGTIALDFARADAYVFGDLSGRLRKPDDIGRRWDHRVAKARADLGADHLPRLTLKGLRHTHATLLLELGVHPKVVQERLGSVAKAHGDPVEGPCDPEAACYRARSRSLINRGVRHCVTCAAHRWTG, from the coding sequence GTGGGCAAAGCCGGCTATCGAACCGCGGCCGATGCCGACGATGCGCTACAAGAGGCCCGCCGAAAGCTGCGTTCACACGGTCGGCTGACGAGAAGAGGTGCCCCAAGCGTCGGCGAGTACGCGCAGGAATGGCTCGACTCCCTGACGCTTGAAGCATCAACGATCGAGGGGTACCGAAAGATAGTCCGCAACCATGTGGAACCGCAGCTCGGAACGATCCGATTGGACAAGCTCACCGCCACAGCCCTCCACAAGCACTACGGTGCGCTCCTCGACCACGGCCGGGCCGACAATAAGCGCCCTGGCGCCGGATTGTCCGCGAACTCGGTGCAGAAGGTGCATGTGCTGGTCGGCGCCATGCTCGATGCCGCAATCGACGACGGTCACATCGTCGTGAACGTCGCCAAGAAGCGCCGAACCGTGAAGGCACCGACGGGGAAGCAGGTTCGGGCACAGCGACCAGAGATCCAAACCTGGACGGCGGTTGAACTACGCCAGTTCCTCACATGGTCGCGCGATGTCTACAACGACGAGTTTCACTCGCTGTGGCACCTCTACGCCCATACTGGAATGCGCCGTTCGGAGGCACTCGCTCTGAGGTGGGGCGACGTCGATCTGACCGCGGGAAAGATCGCGCTCCGCCGCGCTGCCGACACGACCAGGCGAGACAGGACTAAGACGACCAAGACCGGCGTGGCTCGGCCCATCGATATCGACGCGGCCACCACTGAGGTTCTCCGGAAATGGAAAGCTACGCGCGGGACGATAGCTCTCGACTTCGCACGAGCAGACGCCTACGTATTCGGGGACCTCAGCGGACGATTGCGTAAACCCGACGACATCGGGCGCCGTTGGGATCACCGAGTGGCAAAGGCCCGCGCAGACTTGGGCGCAGATCACCTGCCGCGATTGACCCTCAAGGGACTTCGCCACACTCACGCGACACTGCTGCTCGAACTTGGAGTGCACCCGAAGGTCGTGCAGGAACGCCTAGGCAGTGTTGCTAAAGCCCACGGTGACCCAGTGGAGGGCCCATGCGATCCGGAGGCGGCGTGCTATCGGGCCCGATCGAGGTCTTTGATCAATCGAGGCGTACGCCACTGCGTTACATGCGCGGCCCATCGATGGACTGGGTAG
- a CDS encoding peptidoglycan D,D-transpeptidase FtsI family protein, with product MTRELRRLSLIMLAMFVALFGATSWIQVVQAGDLSENPLNKRALYDSFEVQRGSIIAGDTVIADSVPSDDVYAWQRQYADPQMWAPVTGYMNPLLNSLTGLEQSMNKELSGTANSQFLSRVDQIITGQPARGSNVLLTLDPAIQKAAFDALGTYQGAVVALEPKTGRVLAMVTSPSYDTNAMAVHNAQQVNETYDQLMNAAVNPLDNRAIDTLNPPGSTFKLVVVSAALASGKFTPDSTFPNPATYTLPGTSTSIRNFDGNTCGPGDQVTIATALRLSCNIPMAQLAVALGQDALRAEAEKYGFNNASIDIPLGVVTSAYPTGALSADKVALTGFGQGSVTATPLQMAMVAAGIANGGMVMKPRMVDRVVAPDLTVQETFTDTELGRALSSTDAATMTSLMISNVRDGAASGATIDGFDVAGKTGTAEHGPSDPYTLWFTGFAPANDPKVVVAVMVENGGGLGQSGTSNGIAAPIAKKVMEAVLSR from the coding sequence ATGACCCGCGAACTGCGACGGCTGTCGCTGATCATGCTCGCCATGTTCGTGGCCCTGTTCGGCGCGACCAGCTGGATCCAGGTCGTCCAGGCCGGCGATCTCAGCGAGAACCCGCTCAACAAGCGCGCGCTCTACGACTCGTTCGAGGTGCAGCGCGGGTCGATCATCGCCGGCGATACCGTCATCGCCGACTCCGTGCCCAGCGACGACGTGTACGCCTGGCAGCGCCAGTACGCCGACCCCCAGATGTGGGCGCCGGTCACGGGGTACATGAACCCGTTGCTCAACTCGCTCACCGGCCTCGAACAGTCGATGAACAAGGAGCTCTCGGGCACCGCCAACTCGCAGTTCCTCTCGCGCGTCGATCAGATCATCACGGGTCAGCCCGCTCGCGGCTCCAACGTGCTGCTCACCCTCGACCCGGCCATCCAGAAGGCCGCCTTCGACGCGCTCGGCACCTATCAGGGCGCCGTCGTCGCGCTCGAGCCCAAGACCGGGCGCGTTCTCGCGATGGTGACGAGCCCGAGCTACGACACCAACGCGATGGCCGTGCACAACGCGCAGCAGGTCAACGAGACCTACGACCAGCTGATGAACGCCGCCGTCAATCCGCTCGACAATCGCGCGATCGACACCCTGAACCCGCCTGGATCGACCTTCAAGCTCGTCGTCGTCTCGGCGGCGCTGGCGTCGGGCAAGTTCACGCCGGACTCGACCTTCCCCAACCCCGCGACCTACACGTTGCCGGGAACGTCGACCTCGATCCGCAACTTCGACGGCAACACGTGCGGCCCCGGAGATCAGGTCACCATCGCCACCGCCCTGCGCCTGAGCTGCAACATCCCGATGGCACAGCTCGCCGTCGCGCTCGGCCAGGACGCCCTTCGCGCCGAGGCCGAGAAGTACGGCTTCAACAACGCGAGCATCGACATCCCGCTCGGCGTCGTCACCTCGGCATACCCGACGGGCGCCCTCTCGGCCGACAAGGTCGCCCTGACGGGGTTCGGACAGGGCAGCGTCACCGCCACGCCGCTGCAGATGGCGATGGTGGCCGCCGGCATCGCCAACGGCGGCATGGTCATGAAGCCGCGCATGGTCGACCGTGTCGTGGCGCCCGATCTGACCGTGCAGGAGACGTTCACCGACACCGAGCTGGGCCGTGCGCTCAGCTCGACGGATGCCGCGACGATGACCTCGCTGATGATCTCCAATGTCCGTGACGGCGCGGCCAGCGGTGCAACAATAGACGGGTTCGACGTGGCCGGGAAGACCGGTACCGCGGAGCACGGACCCTCGGATCCGTACACTCTCTGGTTCACGGGCTTCGCCCCGGCCAACGACCCGAAAGTGGTCGTCGCCGTGATGGTGGAAAACGGCGGAGGTCTCGGGCAGTCCGGCACGAGCAACGGGATCGCGGCTCCAATCGCGAAGAAAGTCATGGAGGCGGTGCTGAGCAGATGA
- a CDS encoding adenylyl-sulfate kinase, translating into MQTDTPTDVIFIGGRSGVGKSSVAAEVSRILARADIRHALIEGDNLDQAYPQPWRDGINLAEQNLAAMWKNYRAVGYSRLIFTNTVSVLQVTELKAALGGETHSSAVLLTSTDTTAAHRLAQREIGTALAEHIDRSNLAARRLDAADKTVSRIATDGRSVAEIAHEILVSAGWLDTPSAAESV; encoded by the coding sequence ATGCAGACCGACACCCCGACGGACGTCATCTTCATCGGCGGCCGTTCGGGAGTGGGCAAGTCGTCCGTGGCCGCGGAGGTCTCCCGGATCCTGGCCCGCGCCGACATCCGCCACGCACTCATCGAAGGCGACAACCTCGACCAGGCATACCCACAACCCTGGCGCGACGGCATCAACCTCGCGGAGCAGAACCTCGCGGCGATGTGGAAGAACTACCGAGCCGTCGGCTACTCACGTCTGATCTTCACCAACACCGTGAGCGTGCTGCAGGTCACGGAACTGAAGGCCGCGCTCGGCGGCGAGACTCATTCATCCGCGGTCCTGCTGACATCAACCGACACGACCGCAGCCCATCGACTCGCGCAACGAGAGATCGGCACCGCGCTGGCCGAGCACATCGACCGCAGCAACCTCGCAGCGCGACGACTCGACGCGGCGGACAAAACCGTCTCACGCATCGCCACCGACGGCCGCTCCGTCGCGGAGATCGCGCACGAGATCCTTGTCAGCGCGGGCTGGCTGGACACCCCGAGCGCCGCGGAGAGCGTTTAG
- a CDS encoding Stp1/IreP family PP2C-type Ser/Thr phosphatase — MVFEGSSVAISHTGKVRSNNQDSGYAGSNLFVVADGMGGHAGGDVASSIAVHRLKNLDHPYASTAEAEQALQEAISSTAGVLIDTVARRPELAGMGTTVSALIMVDDYAVIAHIGDSRIYLYRDDALTQITTDHTFVQRLVDSGRITPEEARYHPRRSVLMRVLGDMDPDPEVDTFIMPTQPGDRWLLCSDGLSGVVDDAHTSKVLGHHYPPGRTADLLLKQALDGGAPDNVTVVIVDVGGSHPMFSGTATIVGSASNPQGVDVPAARPGRTSWLHTARQAANEPTHFEPAAEFLEELIEEDRRRARRRRIWWVVGLITILAALSAAALGAYAWTQTRYFVGADADTVVIYRGIQQDIGPISLSSVYEDTGIVLNDLPFYQRLAVTSTISARSLSDAEQIVDTLRTTLEGER, encoded by the coding sequence ATGGTCTTCGAGGGATCGAGCGTCGCCATCTCCCACACGGGGAAGGTGCGCTCCAACAACCAGGATTCGGGCTACGCCGGCTCGAACCTCTTCGTCGTGGCCGACGGCATGGGAGGTCATGCCGGGGGTGATGTCGCCTCGAGCATCGCCGTCCACCGCCTGAAGAACCTCGATCACCCCTACGCCTCGACCGCGGAGGCCGAGCAGGCGCTGCAGGAAGCCATCTCCTCGACCGCGGGGGTGCTGATCGACACCGTCGCGCGACGGCCCGAACTCGCGGGCATGGGCACCACCGTCAGCGCCCTGATCATGGTCGACGACTACGCCGTGATCGCCCACATCGGCGACTCGCGCATCTACCTCTACCGCGACGATGCGCTCACCCAGATCACGACCGACCACACCTTCGTGCAGCGCCTCGTCGACTCGGGTCGCATCACTCCCGAAGAAGCCCGCTACCACCCGCGCCGGTCCGTGCTCATGCGCGTGCTCGGCGACATGGACCCCGACCCCGAGGTCGACACGTTCATCATGCCGACCCAGCCCGGCGACCGCTGGCTGCTCTGCTCCGACGGCCTCTCCGGCGTCGTCGACGACGCGCACACCAGCAAGGTGCTCGGCCACCACTATCCGCCGGGCCGCACCGCCGATCTCCTGCTCAAGCAGGCCCTCGACGGCGGAGCCCCCGACAACGTCACCGTCGTCATCGTGGACGTCGGCGGCAGCCACCCGATGTTCAGCGGCACCGCGACGATCGTCGGCTCGGCGTCCAACCCGCAGGGCGTCGACGTGCCGGCCGCCCGCCCCGGGCGTACCAGCTGGCTGCACACCGCCCGCCAGGCCGCCAACGAGCCGACGCACTTCGAGCCCGCCGCCGAGTTCCTCGAGGAGCTCATCGAGGAAGACCGCCGACGTGCCCGCCGTCGGCGCATCTGGTGGGTCGTCGGCCTGATCACGATTCTCGCCGCCCTCTCGGCGGCAGCGCTCGGCGCCTACGCCTGGACTCAGACGCGGTACTTCGTCGGCGCCGATGCCGACACCGTCGTCATCTACCGCGGCATCCAGCAGGACATCGGCCCGATCTCGCTGTCGTCCGTCTACGAGGACACGGGCATCGTGCTGAACGACCTGCCCTTCTACCAGCGTCTCGCGGTGACCTCGACGATCTCGGCGCGCTCGCTCTCGGACGCCGAGCAGATCGTCGACACCCTGCGCACCACTCTGGAGGGTGAACGATGA
- a CDS encoding FtsW/RodA/SpoVE family cell cycle protein, whose protein sequence is MSSATDTVQADTTVVKALRKLRMPQTQRNRELGLLLFAFAINGAAVALVQLGALGHIDWTFLYYCGALTVLVLGLHIVLRFKASQADPFVVPIATVLSGLGLAMIYRIDIEDQSTGWDALSTRQLVWLAIASAAAVAIVIFLKNYRVLFRYTYVFGFVGILLLVLPFVPGLGTDANADVWISIGGLFSFQPGELAKIALAIFFAGYLVRTREALTSVGTRFLGMTWPRARELGPLLLIWLASMAIIVFQRDLGTGLLMFGMFIAMIYVATGKTSWAVLGLLLAVGGALIASQVLSYVGGRFQNWLDAFNPAVIDSAGGSYQLVSGIFGLSEGGLLGTGLGRGRPGLTPLSQSDYIFPSIGEELGLIGVFAILCLYMVFTSRGIRIGIAGQDDFGKLLATGLSFTIALQVFIMVGGVTRLIPLTGLTTPFLAAGGSSLVANWIVVALLLRISDAVRSRPRVVIG, encoded by the coding sequence ATGAGCTCGGCGACAGACACCGTCCAGGCCGACACGACGGTCGTGAAGGCGCTGCGAAAGCTCCGGATGCCGCAGACGCAGCGCAACCGCGAACTCGGTCTGCTGCTGTTCGCCTTCGCGATCAACGGCGCCGCCGTCGCCCTCGTGCAGCTGGGCGCGCTCGGCCACATCGACTGGACGTTCCTCTACTACTGCGGCGCACTGACCGTGCTGGTGCTCGGACTGCACATCGTGCTGCGCTTCAAAGCGTCGCAAGCCGACCCGTTCGTCGTCCCCATCGCGACCGTACTGTCGGGTCTCGGCCTGGCGATGATCTACCGCATCGACATCGAGGACCAGAGCACCGGGTGGGACGCCCTCTCGACCCGCCAGCTGGTGTGGCTGGCCATCGCGAGCGCCGCGGCGGTCGCGATCGTGATCTTCCTGAAGAACTACCGCGTGCTGTTCCGCTACACGTACGTCTTCGGGTTCGTCGGCATCCTGCTGCTCGTGCTCCCCTTCGTGCCGGGGCTGGGCACCGACGCCAACGCCGATGTGTGGATCTCCATCGGCGGCCTCTTCTCCTTCCAGCCCGGCGAGCTGGCGAAGATCGCGTTGGCCATCTTCTTCGCCGGCTACCTCGTGCGCACGCGCGAAGCGCTCACCTCCGTCGGTACGCGCTTCCTCGGCATGACGTGGCCGCGTGCCCGCGAGCTCGGACCGCTCCTGCTCATCTGGCTCGCCTCGATGGCGATCATCGTCTTCCAGCGCGATCTCGGCACGGGTCTGCTCATGTTCGGCATGTTCATCGCGATGATCTACGTCGCCACGGGCAAGACGAGCTGGGCGGTGCTCGGTCTGCTGCTGGCCGTCGGCGGCGCCCTCATCGCCTCGCAGGTGCTCAGCTACGTGGGCGGGCGCTTCCAGAACTGGCTGGACGCCTTCAACCCCGCCGTCATCGACAGCGCGGGCGGCAGCTATCAGCTCGTGAGCGGCATCTTCGGCCTGTCCGAGGGCGGCCTGCTCGGAACCGGTCTCGGCCGTGGACGGCCGGGGCTGACCCCCCTGTCGCAGAGCGACTACATCTTCCCCAGCATCGGCGAAGAGCTGGGGCTCATCGGCGTCTTCGCGATCCTCTGCCTGTACATGGTGTTCACCAGTCGCGGCATCCGCATCGGCATCGCCGGCCAGGACGACTTCGGAAAGCTGCTGGCCACCGGACTGTCGTTCACCATCGCGCTCCAGGTGTTCATCATGGTCGGCGGCGTCACCCGACTCATCCCCCTGACGGGGCTGACAACCCCGTTCCTCGCGGCGGGCGGATCGTCTCTGGTGGCCAACTGGATCGTCGTCGCGTTGCTGCTGCGCATCTCGGATGCCGTGCGCTCGCGCCCCCGGGTGGTGATCGGATGA
- a CDS encoding FhaA domain-containing protein: MGLLDSFEKGLERAVNSAFAKSFRSGIQPVEIAAALRSELDAKAAVVSRDRILAPNTFEVRMSPADAERMLGLGSALDSELHTLVDAHAKAQGFSFAGPVTIALAGDPTLSTGTLRVASQTAAGQVAWRGVVEIAGASHTLAKGRTVIGRGSDADITIPDAGTSRRHVEILWDGERAMVRDLGSTNGTQVNGTKITEAPLPPDSVVTIGRTDIVFRVIAQAAPPRPTTSAADATRAFGIGGPA; this comes from the coding sequence GTGGGACTACTGGACAGCTTCGAGAAGGGACTCGAGCGCGCAGTCAACAGCGCGTTCGCGAAGTCCTTCCGTAGCGGCATTCAGCCCGTCGAGATCGCGGCCGCCCTGCGCAGCGAACTCGACGCGAAGGCTGCTGTCGTCAGCCGCGACCGCATTCTCGCCCCGAACACCTTCGAGGTGCGCATGTCGCCGGCCGATGCCGAGCGCATGCTCGGCCTGGGCAGCGCGCTCGACTCCGAACTGCACACCCTCGTCGACGCCCACGCGAAGGCGCAGGGGTTCAGCTTCGCCGGTCCCGTCACCATCGCTTTGGCCGGTGACCCCACCCTCTCGACGGGCACGCTGCGCGTCGCCTCGCAGACCGCGGCCGGCCAGGTCGCCTGGCGCGGCGTCGTCGAGATCGCCGGAGCCTCGCACACCCTCGCGAAGGGGCGCACCGTCATCGGGCGCGGCAGCGACGCCGACATCACGATCCCGGATGCCGGGACCAGCCGTCGTCACGTCGAGATCCTCTGGGACGGCGAGCGCGCCATGGTGCGCGACCTGGGCTCGACCAACGGCACGCAGGTGAACGGCACGAAGATCACCGAAGCGCCGCTGCCCCCCGACTCCGTGGTCACGATCGGCCGCACCGACATCGTCTTCCGCGTCATCGCACAGGCCGCGCCCCCTCGCCCCACGACCTCTGCCGCCGACGCGACCCGCGCCTTTGGAATCGGAGGACCCGCGTGA
- a CDS encoding protein kinase domain-containing protein: MRPTQGVSFGGRYELDSRIAIGGMGEVWEATDHVIGRTVAIKILKDEYMGDPGFLERFRAEARHAALVNHEGIASVFDYGEENGSAFLVMELVPGEALSTILEREGSLSTDKTLDIVAQTAAALQAAHAAGLVHRDIKPGNLLITPDGRVKITDFGIARIADQVPLTATGQVMGTVQYLSPEQASGHAASPATDIYSLGIVAYECLAGKRPFTGESQVAIAMAQINDTPPPLAATIAEPVRNFVMSMIAKKPEDRPATASAVARAATALRRGDVAGAAAIVPAIAGGLAMDEATKLLTPGLATQEATRLLPTAGAAGAVAAVDAADEPQKKKRSPWTWPLVALIALLLIVLGGTLFALFANQGAQPAPTTSSSTSSTPSRSATPPSPSASPTTVAIDSLGLIGQTCDAAKAIAEKAGFTNVSCERGSAATTQDEVGKVYQTNPTTGNVKLSSPVTLTFYDEMSPIGTPNAPTVTNDPKGSQTFTVTWEAFSGCPAGSSVTAYNFTVINGTFNANNSTTYQSPTAPRSLQVTADKNVQPGSLILVKYSAQCGDRTSPDSQEGQAPIPTTSTPTGTPVAP; the protein is encoded by the coding sequence ATGAGACCGACACAGGGTGTGAGCTTCGGTGGACGCTACGAGCTGGATTCGCGGATCGCGATCGGCGGCATGGGCGAGGTCTGGGAGGCCACCGACCACGTGATCGGACGCACCGTCGCGATCAAGATCCTCAAAGACGAGTACATGGGAGACCCGGGCTTCCTGGAGCGCTTCCGCGCCGAGGCCCGCCACGCGGCGCTCGTCAACCACGAGGGCATCGCGAGCGTCTTCGACTACGGCGAGGAGAACGGCTCCGCCTTCCTCGTGATGGAGCTCGTCCCCGGGGAAGCACTGTCGACCATCCTCGAGCGCGAGGGATCACTGTCCACCGACAAGACCCTCGACATCGTCGCGCAGACGGCCGCCGCCCTGCAGGCCGCGCACGCCGCCGGTCTCGTGCACCGCGACATCAAGCCGGGAAACCTGCTCATCACCCCCGACGGACGGGTGAAGATCACCGACTTCGGCATCGCCCGCATCGCCGACCAGGTGCCGCTGACCGCCACCGGTCAGGTGATGGGAACCGTGCAGTACCTCTCGCCCGAGCAGGCGTCGGGGCACGCGGCATCCCCCGCGACCGACATCTACTCGCTGGGCATCGTCGCCTACGAGTGCCTCGCCGGCAAGCGCCCCTTCACCGGGGAGTCGCAGGTGGCGATCGCGATGGCGCAGATCAACGACACCCCGCCGCCGCTGGCGGCCACCATCGCCGAGCCGGTGCGCAACTTCGTGATGAGCATGATCGCGAAGAAGCCGGAGGACCGGCCCGCGACCGCATCCGCCGTCGCCCGAGCGGCGACCGCGCTTCGTCGCGGTGACGTCGCCGGAGCGGCGGCCATCGTCCCCGCCATCGCCGGTGGCCTGGCCATGGACGAGGCGACGAAGCTGCTGACCCCGGGACTCGCGACCCAGGAGGCCACGCGCCTGCTGCCGACCGCGGGAGCGGCCGGCGCCGTCGCGGCCGTCGATGCCGCAGACGAGCCGCAGAAGAAGAAGCGCAGCCCGTGGACGTGGCCGCTGGTCGCGCTCATCGCGCTGCTGCTCATCGTGCTCGGCGGCACCCTGTTCGCCCTCTTCGCGAATCAGGGCGCGCAGCCCGCGCCGACGACGAGTTCCTCGACATCCTCGACGCCCAGCCGCTCCGCGACGCCCCCGTCACCCTCGGCGAGCCCCACGACGGTGGCCATCGACAGCCTTGGACTGATCGGTCAGACGTGTGACGCCGCAAAGGCCATCGCTGAGAAGGCTGGTTTCACCAACGTCTCCTGCGAGCGGGGATCCGCGGCAACGACGCAGGACGAGGTCGGCAAGGTGTACCAGACCAACCCGACCACGGGCAACGTCAAGCTCAGCAGCCCGGTGACGCTGACCTTCTACGACGAGATGAGCCCGATCGGCACGCCGAACGCGCCGACGGTGACGAACGACCCGAAGGGGTCGCAGACCTTCACCGTGACCTGGGAGGCGTTCAGTGGATGCCCGGCCGGATCGTCGGTGACCGCGTACAACTTCACCGTCATCAACGGCACCTTCAACGCGAACAACAGCACGACGTATCAGTCGCCCACCGCGCCGCGGAGCCTTCAGGTGACGGCCGACAAGAACGTGCAGCCGGGATCGTTGATCCTCGTGAAGTACAGCGCGCAGTGCGGCGACCGCACGAGCCCGGATTCCCAGGAGGGTCAGGCGCCGATCCCGACGACGAGCACGCCCACGGGCACGCCGGTCGCTCCCTGA
- a CDS encoding FHA domain-containing protein FhaB/FipA, whose protein sequence is MSELTLLLLQIGFLILLWFFVFAVVYSLRADLFGVKVRKLAEPAAAGVGVAAAASAPAAAQAATAPIAPAAPAAAASPSGPQKATRDAVSRIVITSGPKAGLELPLGSEALTIGRSSESGLVIRDDYTSSHHARLLLWGDQWMIQDLDSTNGTWHDGARVSTPVPIRVGAPIKVGATTFELRK, encoded by the coding sequence GTGAGCGAGTTGACTCTCCTGCTGCTGCAGATCGGCTTCCTGATCCTGCTGTGGTTCTTCGTCTTCGCCGTCGTCTACTCCCTGCGCGCAGACCTCTTCGGCGTCAAGGTGCGAAAGCTCGCCGAACCCGCGGCCGCCGGCGTGGGCGTCGCCGCCGCGGCATCCGCGCCCGCCGCCGCCCAGGCGGCGACGGCACCCATCGCCCCGGCCGCTCCCGCCGCCGCTGCGAGCCCGAGCGGACCGCAGAAGGCGACCCGCGACGCCGTGTCGCGCATCGTGATCACGAGCGGCCCGAAGGCCGGCCTCGAGCTGCCGCTCGGCTCGGAGGCGCTCACGATCGGCCGCTCGAGCGAGTCGGGGCTCGTGATCCGCGACGACTACACCTCCAGCCACCACGCGCGCCTGCTGCTCTGGGGCGACCAGTGGATGATCCAGGACCTCGACTCCACCAACGGCACCTGGCACGACGGTGCTCGCGTGAGCACCCCGGTGCCCATCCGCGTGGGAGCACCGATCAAGGTCGGCGCGACGACGTTCGAGCTGAGGAAGTAG